One segment of Scleropages formosus chromosome 23, fSclFor1.1, whole genome shotgun sequence DNA contains the following:
- the LOC114909406 gene encoding uncharacterized protein LOC114909406 yields MAVLLRPSLLAVFLIVRCEGTFFNDKNKVTLLKTDWMKTLDESKALSALTIPGTHDSMSSSHQALSLHFQLDAGVRYFEMKASSPLLFNRKKIEIGSKSLDEVLNVLKTFLAKNPSEFVLLKLIPEGLRKTETAKDITKVLQKEQGVWLEPTVPTVGQVKGKIVILRSSTYEKGVANQQTSGKKDSKFKDVEKHLKHIKEHLKSAEGLCKQGSLTVTVTSSSSLKKRAKSVAAQVNPNLDQALKGLLEGKTRPSCLGVIATDFPGETLIDTIIKFNGAGSGATAGAEAAQGGGAGAAEGAGAGAAEGAGTGENQGGVGEPEA; encoded by the exons ATGGCCGTCTTGCTTCGTCCTTCTCTTCTTGCTGT GTTTTTAATAGTTCGCTGTGAAGGCACATTTttcaatgacaaaaacaaagttaCTTTGTTGAAGACAGACTGGATGAagactttggatgaaagcaagGCTTTGTCAGCACTGACTATTCCCGGAACCCACGACAGCATGTCCTCCTCACACCAAGCTTTGTCACTGCACTTCCAGCTCGATGCAGGGGTGCGATACTTTGAAATGAAAGCCAGTAGTCCCCTTctgtttaacagaaaaaagatTGAGATTGGAAGCAAGTCACTGGATGAGGTCCTGAACGTTCTGAAGACTTTCTTGGCTAAAAACCCCAGTGAATTTGTACTGCTGAAGTTGATCCCAGAAGGGCTCAGAAAGACTGAGACAGCAAAAGATATCACTAAGGTCTTACAGAAAGAGCAGGGTGTGTGGTTAGAGCCTACAGTACCAACTGTGGGCCAGGTGAAAGGGAAAATTGTCATTCTGAGGAGCTCCACCTATGAAAAAGGAGTTGCCAACCAGCAGACAAGTGGTAAGAAGGACAGCAAATTTAAGGATGTTGAGAAACATCTGAAGCATATCAAGGAACACCTGAAGAGCGCAGAGGGACTCTGTAAGCAAGGGAGCTTGACGGTAACGGTCACCAGTTCTTCATCCCTCAAGAAACGTGCCAAGAGTGTGGCAGCACAAGTGAACCCCAATCTTGACCAGGCCCTCAAAGGCCTGCTGGAGGGCAAAACCAGGCCGTCGTGCTTGGGAGTGATAGCCACAGACTTCCCTGGAGAGACCCTCATTGACACCATCATCAAATTCAATGGAGCGGGAAGCGGAGCAACAGCAGGGGCAGAAGCAGCACAGGGAGGAGGGGCAGGAGCAGCAGAGGGAGCAGGGGCAGGGGCAGCAGAGGGAGCAGGGACAGGAGAAAACCAGGGTGGCGTTGGGGAACCTGAGGCTTAA